One Burkholderia sp. PAMC 26561 genomic window carries:
- the lysA gene encoding diaminopimelate decarboxylase, which produces MTQSVFSRADGVLQVEGVSAASLAEQFGTPLYVYSRSALTDAYQAYADACKGRRATIHVAVKANSNLAVLNVFARLGAGFDIVSSGELARVLAAGGKAENTVFSGVGKSVWEMREALDAGVKCFNVESIPELHALNEVAGSAGKKAPVSLRVNPDVDAKTHPYISTGLKSNKFGVAFSDARATYAQAAAMSNLNVIGIDCHIGSQITEVSPYLDAVDKLLDLVEQIEADGTKIHHIDVGGGLGITYDDETPPAIGEFVKAVLAHIEKRGHGEREVYFEPGRSLVGNAGLLLTRVEYLKPGAEKNFAIVDAAMNDLARPAMYQAFHRIEAVGTSAAKAELYDVVGPVCESGDWLGKDRSLAIEQGDLLAIFSAGAYGFVMSSNYNTRPRAAEVMVDHERARLVREREEVKDLFAGESIFPD; this is translated from the coding sequence ATGACCCAATCCGTATTCTCGCGCGCCGATGGCGTGCTTCAAGTCGAAGGCGTTTCGGCGGCATCGTTAGCCGAACAGTTCGGCACGCCGCTGTACGTGTACTCGCGCAGCGCGCTGACCGACGCCTATCAAGCTTACGCCGATGCGTGCAAAGGCCGCCGCGCCACCATCCACGTCGCGGTGAAAGCGAACAGCAATCTGGCCGTGCTGAACGTGTTCGCGCGTTTGGGCGCGGGCTTCGACATCGTCTCGTCGGGAGAACTGGCGCGCGTGCTTGCAGCGGGCGGCAAGGCGGAAAACACCGTGTTTTCGGGCGTGGGCAAGTCGGTGTGGGAAATGCGTGAAGCGCTCGATGCCGGCGTCAAATGCTTCAACGTCGAGTCGATTCCTGAGCTGCACGCACTCAACGAAGTCGCCGGGTCGGCCGGCAAGAAGGCGCCGGTTTCGTTGCGCGTAAATCCCGATGTCGACGCAAAGACGCATCCGTATATCTCCACGGGTCTCAAGTCGAACAAGTTCGGCGTAGCGTTCAGCGATGCACGCGCGACCTACGCGCAAGCCGCAGCCATGTCGAACCTGAATGTCATTGGCATCGATTGCCATATCGGTTCGCAGATCACGGAAGTGAGTCCGTACCTCGACGCCGTCGACAAGCTGCTTGATCTCGTCGAGCAGATCGAAGCAGACGGGACGAAGATCCATCACATCGATGTCGGCGGTGGACTCGGCATCACCTACGACGACGAGACGCCGCCTGCCATCGGTGAATTCGTGAAAGCGGTGCTCGCGCATATCGAGAAGCGCGGACATGGCGAGCGTGAAGTGTATTTCGAGCCGGGACGTTCGCTGGTTGGCAACGCGGGCCTGTTGCTCACGCGCGTGGAATATCTGAAGCCGGGTGCGGAGAAAAACTTTGCTATCGTCGATGCCGCCATGAACGACCTCGCGCGTCCCGCAATGTATCAGGCGTTTCACCGCATTGAAGCGGTGGGAACGAGCGCGGCGAAGGCCGAACTCTACGACGTGGTCGGTCCCGTGTGTGAAAGCGGCGACTGGTTGGGGAAGGACCGCTCGCTTGCCATCGAACAAGGCGATCTGCTTGCGATCTTCTCGGCCGGCGCGTACGGGTTCGTCATGAGCTCGAACTACAACACGCGCCCGCGCGCGGCCGAAGTGATGGTCGATCACGAACGCGCGCGTCTCGTGCGTGAACGTGAAGAAGTGAAGGATCTGTTCGCCGGGGAATCGATCTTTCCGGATTGA
- a CDS encoding penicillin-binding protein 1A, translated as MQSQSPSSPPSRQSEPGKRRPLWIRLLLGLMICIFGLIASAVLVLGYALVVAQPNLPSLDALTDYRPKVPLRVYTADHVLIGEFGEERRSVVRIQDVPDYLKKAVLAIEDARFYDHGGVDVTGILRAGAVALTNGHASQGASTITMQVARNFFLSSEKTYTRKIYEMLLAYKIERALTKDQILEVYMNQIYLGQRAYGFASAARVYFGKDIKDITLAEAAMLAGLPKAPSAYNPVVNPKRAKVRQQYILERMYELRYITREQYEEAAKQPLVVKGAGREFSVHAEYVAEMVRQMMYAQYREEAYTRGLNVVTTIDSADQDAAYRALRKGLMDYEHRHGYRGPEGFIDLPADADDREQAIDDALVDHPDNGEIVAAVVTSANVKQVKASFIDGNVATVEGNDLRFVASALSTRAQPSQRLRPGAIVRLMKNEDDNWVITQLPQVEGAFVSVVPQDGAIRALVGGFDFNKNKFNHVTQAWRQPGSSFKPFIYSASLEKGLSPATIINDAPLYFSAGETGGQAWEPKNYGGGFDGPMPMRTALMKSKNLVSIRILNNIGTKYAQGYVTKFGFDAARQPAYLPMALGAGQVTPLQMATGYSVFANGGYRVNPYLIADITDPRGAVVSHPQPLVAGESAPLAITPRNAYVMNSLLQSVAQRGTGARTNQLKRSDLAGKTGTTNDSHDAWFAGYQHSLVAISWIGYDSPRSLGDKETGGGLALPVWMEYMSRALRGVPEYKSSMPPDVVSLGGELYFDDLTPGHGFVATIGVSQAPPEGASGASPAAPAPQVGDQEKQDIMNLFKGGN; from the coding sequence ATGCAATCTCAGTCTCCGTCGTCCCCGCCGTCCCGTCAGTCCGAACCTGGCAAGCGCCGTCCGCTCTGGATCAGGCTTCTGCTCGGGCTGATGATTTGCATTTTTGGATTGATCGCCAGCGCCGTACTCGTCTTGGGTTACGCGCTCGTCGTGGCGCAGCCGAATCTGCCGTCGCTCGACGCGCTCACTGACTACCGTCCGAAAGTGCCGCTGCGCGTGTACACGGCGGATCACGTGCTGATTGGAGAATTCGGCGAGGAACGGCGCAGCGTCGTGCGCATCCAGGACGTGCCGGACTATCTCAAGAAAGCGGTGCTCGCCATCGAGGACGCCCGTTTCTACGATCACGGCGGCGTCGACGTGACCGGCATCCTGCGTGCCGGCGCGGTTGCATTGACGAACGGCCATGCATCGCAAGGCGCGAGCACGATCACCATGCAGGTCGCGCGCAATTTCTTCCTGTCGAGCGAAAAAACCTATACGCGCAAGATTTACGAAATGCTCCTCGCGTACAAGATCGAGCGGGCGCTCACCAAGGACCAGATTCTCGAGGTCTACATGAACCAGATCTACCTGGGACAGCGTGCGTACGGTTTCGCGAGCGCCGCCCGGGTTTATTTCGGCAAGGACATCAAGGACATCACGCTCGCTGAGGCAGCAATGCTCGCCGGCCTGCCCAAAGCGCCGTCGGCGTACAACCCGGTCGTCAACCCGAAGCGCGCGAAGGTTCGCCAGCAGTACATTCTCGAGCGCATGTACGAGTTGCGTTACATCACGCGGGAACAGTACGAGGAAGCCGCGAAGCAGCCGCTGGTGGTGAAAGGCGCGGGACGTGAGTTCAGCGTGCACGCCGAGTACGTGGCTGAAATGGTCCGCCAGATGATGTATGCGCAGTATCGGGAGGAGGCTTATACGCGTGGGCTGAACGTGGTGACGACCATCGATTCCGCCGATCAGGACGCGGCCTACCGTGCGCTGCGAAAAGGCCTGATGGATTATGAACACCGGCATGGATACCGGGGGCCGGAAGGTTTCATCGATTTGCCGGCTGATGCCGACGATCGCGAACAGGCGATTGACGACGCGCTCGTCGACCATCCGGACAACGGCGAGATTGTTGCAGCCGTCGTGACCTCGGCGAACGTGAAGCAGGTAAAGGCGAGTTTTATCGATGGCAACGTGGCCACGGTTGAAGGCAACGACTTGCGCTTCGTCGCGAGCGCGCTCAGCACGCGCGCGCAGCCGAGTCAGCGCCTGCGCCCTGGCGCCATCGTGCGCCTGATGAAAAACGAAGACGACAACTGGGTCATCACACAGCTTCCGCAGGTTGAAGGCGCGTTCGTTTCCGTCGTGCCGCAGGACGGCGCAATCCGCGCGCTTGTCGGCGGCTTCGATTTCAACAAGAACAAGTTCAACCACGTCACACAGGCGTGGCGCCAGCCGGGTTCGAGCTTCAAGCCGTTCATCTATTCGGCATCGCTTGAGAAAGGCTTGTCGCCCGCGACCATCATCAACGACGCGCCGCTTTATTTCAGCGCCGGAGAAACAGGCGGCCAGGCGTGGGAACCGAAGAACTACGGCGGCGGGTTCGACGGACCCATGCCCATGCGTACCGCGCTGATGAAGTCGAAGAACCTGGTGTCCATCCGCATCCTGAACAACATCGGCACGAAGTACGCGCAGGGCTACGTGACGAAGTTTGGATTCGATGCCGCGCGCCAGCCCGCCTATCTGCCCATGGCGCTTGGCGCCGGTCAGGTCACCCCGCTGCAAATGGCGACGGGTTATTCGGTGTTTGCAAACGGCGGGTATCGTGTGAATCCGTATCTGATCGCCGATATCACCGACCCTCGTGGCGCGGTGGTCTCACATCCGCAACCGCTGGTTGCCGGCGAAAGTGCACCGCTCGCCATCACGCCGCGTAACGCATACGTGATGAACAGCCTGCTGCAAAGCGTGGCGCAACGCGGTACCGGCGCGCGCACCAACCAGTTGAAGCGCTCGGATCTCGCGGGCAAGACGGGAACGACCAACGACTCGCACGACGCATGGTTCGCCGGATACCAGCATTCGCTGGTAGCGATTTCGTGGATTGGCTACGACTCGCCGCGCAGTCTCGGCGACAAGGAAACAGGCGGCGGACTCGCGTTACCAGTGTGGATGGAATATATGAGCCGGGCATTGCGTGGCGTGCCGGAGTACAAGTCGAGCATGCCGCCCGATGTGGTGTCGCTTGGTGGCGAGCTGTACTTCGATGACCTCACGCCGGGACATGGATTCGTTGCGACCATCGGCGTGAGCCAGGCGCCGCCGGAAGGCGCGAGCGGCGCATCGCCGGCAGCGCCTGCACCTCAGGTCGGCGACCAGGAAAAGCAGGACATCATGAATCTGTTCAAGGGCGGCAACTAA
- the ccsB gene encoding c-type cytochrome biogenesis protein CcsB: MDLTQASSQSNQAQQRAGKVPVDSDLFDERPFLKRLGVTDWLFALAMVAGAGFALYRYHPFMNYYDKLVLCAAVPTFVVLGWRWKPVRLLIACIALLSLSSLQLYHSDLARADTNFFLKYFLSSQSAILWMSALLVLATVFYWIGLVTRSATGGAIGSKMTWVAVLMGFTGLMVRWYESYLIGSDVGHIPISNLYEVFVLFCLITSLFYLYYEEHYSTRAMGAFVLLVISAAVGFLMWYSISRDAQQIQPLVPALQSWWMKIHVPANFIGYGSFALAAMVGVTYLVKERGILADRLPSLEVLDDVMYKSIAVGFAFFTIATILGALWAAEAWGGYWSWDPKETWALIVWLNYAAWLHMRLMKGLRGSVAAWWALTGLLVTTFAFLGVNMFLSGLHSYGKL; encoded by the coding sequence ATGGACCTCACACAAGCCTCTTCGCAGTCAAATCAGGCGCAGCAGCGCGCGGGCAAAGTGCCCGTCGATTCCGACCTGTTCGACGAACGGCCGTTCCTCAAGCGCCTGGGTGTAACCGACTGGCTATTCGCGCTCGCGATGGTCGCCGGCGCGGGTTTCGCGCTGTATCGGTACCACCCGTTCATGAACTATTACGACAAGTTGGTGCTTTGCGCCGCCGTGCCGACGTTCGTGGTGCTCGGGTGGCGCTGGAAACCGGTGCGCCTGCTGATTGCGTGCATTGCGCTGCTGTCGCTGTCGTCGTTGCAGCTTTATCACTCGGATCTCGCCCGCGCCGACACCAACTTCTTCTTGAAGTACTTCCTGTCCAGCCAGTCGGCCATCCTCTGGATGAGCGCGCTGCTCGTTCTGGCAACCGTGTTCTACTGGATTGGCCTGGTCACACGCTCCGCAACCGGCGGCGCGATCGGCTCGAAGATGACGTGGGTGGCCGTGCTCATGGGCTTCACGGGGCTGATGGTGCGCTGGTACGAGTCGTATCTGATCGGCTCGGACGTCGGGCATATCCCCATCTCGAACCTATATGAAGTGTTCGTGCTGTTCTGCCTGATCACGTCTTTGTTTTATTTGTATTACGAAGAGCATTACAGCACGCGCGCCATGGGCGCGTTCGTGTTGCTCGTGATCAGCGCGGCCGTCGGCTTCCTGATGTGGTATTCGATTTCCCGCGATGCGCAGCAGATCCAGCCGCTCGTCCCCGCGCTGCAAAGCTGGTGGATGAAGATCCACGTGCCGGCGAACTTCATCGGATATGGCAGTTTCGCGCTGGCGGCAATGGTCGGCGTGACCTACCTGGTCAAGGAGCGCGGCATTCTGGCGGATCGCCTGCCATCGCTCGAAGTGCTCGACGACGTCATGTACAAGTCGATCGCGGTGGGTTTCGCGTTCTTCACCATCGCGACCATTCTCGGCGCGTTGTGGGCCGCGGAAGCGTGGGGCGGTTACTGGAGCTGGGACCCGAAGGAAACGTGGGCTTTGATCGTCTGGCTGAATTACGCCGCGTGGCTGCACATGCGGTTGATGAAGGGCCTGCGCGGATCGGTTGCTGCATGGTGGGCGCTGACCGGTTTGCTGGTCACGACCTTCGCTTTCCTTGGCGTCAACATGTTCCTCTCCGGACTTCACAGCTACGGCAAGCTGTAA
- the pilO gene encoding type 4a pilus biogenesis protein PilO: MKPSYANLLSLLSEPLDAWSNFRLAVTGVVVGALVFALGTTLWRSSDMGGTQASRSALDDARHRLDRARTVANELPAMRTRSGEDARQSRWTVADALHEITALAAQSGLRIGTIEPSVQKGEGLESERPLRFRAEGSFGEIRRFMEALEGLPRLVVPADVQIKRDVLVSNSLGLDATLRVFEDLPAVARPEPSRRDAFAIDPFGVKNGTGPGDAGAILLVGTLRSRSRSMALLETAAGIDGYTPGQAVGDEWLGSVRARSIELRRVDGVARTIAFAEDRP; the protein is encoded by the coding sequence ATGAAACCTTCATATGCCAACCTTCTTTCGCTCCTCTCCGAGCCACTCGATGCGTGGAGCAACTTTCGACTTGCAGTGACGGGCGTTGTCGTGGGCGCGCTGGTGTTTGCATTGGGCACTACGCTATGGCGCTCATCCGATATGGGCGGCACGCAAGCAAGCCGCTCGGCGCTGGATGACGCCAGGCATCGGCTTGACCGTGCTCGCACAGTGGCCAACGAATTGCCGGCGATGCGCACGCGTTCGGGCGAGGACGCACGCCAATCACGCTGGACCGTCGCCGACGCGCTTCACGAGATCACAGCGCTCGCCGCTCAAAGCGGATTGCGGATCGGAACCATAGAACCATCGGTGCAAAAGGGCGAGGGCCTCGAGAGCGAGCGGCCGCTGCGGTTTCGCGCGGAAGGTTCGTTTGGTGAGATCCGGCGTTTCATGGAAGCGCTCGAGGGGCTGCCGCGTCTGGTCGTACCCGCTGACGTGCAGATCAAACGGGACGTATTGGTCAGCAATTCGCTCGGCCTGGACGCAACGCTGCGGGTCTTTGAGGACCTGCCGGCTGTTGCACGTCCAGAACCGTCGCGGCGGGACGCATTCGCCATTGACCCCTTCGGCGTGAAAAACGGCACCGGCCCCGGCGATGCAGGCGCGATTCTTCTGGTCGGCACGCTTCGGAGCCGAAGCCGTTCCATGGCGCTGCTGGAAACCGCTGCGGGCATCGACGGATATACACCGGGTCAAGCGGTCGGCGACGAATGGCTCGGCAGCGTGCGTGCTCGCTCAATCGAGTTGCGTCGTGTCGATGGTGTCGCGCGCACGATTGCTTTTGCCGAGGATCGGCCATGA
- the msrP gene encoding protein-methionine-sulfoxide reductase catalytic subunit MsrP yields the protein MLIKNNSRLFGDEIPRSEITPRAFFENRRRVLKAAGALAATGLVGVNGEAFATMTSPDAKGQKLVATTNTKFVAMDKVTPLKDITSYNNFYEFGTDKGDPVQNAHSLRPRPWKISVEGEVKNAKVYDIDEILKLAPLEERIYRLRCVEGWSMVIPWIGIPLAEIVKRAQPTGNAKFVQFISLADPSQMPGLSTPILDWPYSEGLRMDEAMNPLTLLTVGLYGEVLPNQNGAPVRIVVPWKYGFKSAKSLVKIRFVEKEPKTSWNEYAPAEYGFYSNVNPNVDHPRWSQATERRIGEDGFFTPKRKTLMFNGYGDQVASLYQGMNLKANF from the coding sequence ATGTTGATCAAGAACAATAGCCGTCTTTTCGGCGATGAAATCCCCCGCAGCGAAATTACGCCGCGTGCGTTCTTTGAGAATCGCCGCCGTGTGTTGAAAGCCGCAGGCGCGCTTGCCGCGACCGGACTGGTCGGCGTCAACGGTGAAGCGTTCGCAACCATGACATCGCCCGATGCAAAGGGCCAGAAGCTCGTGGCGACCACGAACACGAAGTTTGTCGCGATGGACAAGGTCACGCCACTCAAAGACATCACGAGCTACAACAACTTCTACGAATTCGGCACCGACAAGGGCGATCCCGTTCAAAACGCGCATTCGCTGCGCCCGCGTCCGTGGAAGATTTCGGTGGAAGGTGAGGTCAAGAACGCGAAGGTGTATGACATCGATGAAATCCTGAAGCTCGCGCCGCTCGAAGAGCGTATCTACAGGTTGCGGTGCGTGGAAGGCTGGTCGATGGTCATTCCGTGGATCGGCATTCCGCTCGCCGAGATCGTCAAGCGTGCACAGCCGACGGGCAACGCCAAATTCGTGCAGTTCATCTCGCTTGCCGATCCGTCGCAGATGCCGGGATTGTCCACGCCGATTCTCGACTGGCCGTATTCGGAAGGCTTGCGCATGGATGAAGCCATGAACCCGCTGACCTTGCTGACGGTGGGTTTATACGGGGAGGTGCTGCCGAACCAGAACGGCGCGCCCGTGCGGATCGTCGTGCCCTGGAAGTACGGCTTCAAGAGCGCAAAGTCGCTGGTGAAGATTCGTTTCGTCGAGAAAGAGCCGAAGACGAGCTGGAACGAATATGCGCCCGCCGAGTACGGCTTCTACTCAAACGTGAATCCGAACGTCGACCATCCGCGATGGAGCCAGGCGACCGAGCGGCGCATCGGTGAAGACGGATTTTTCACGCCGAAACGCAAGACGCTGATGTTCAATGGTTATGGCGATCAGGTTGCATCGCTGTATCAGGGCATGAACCTCAAGGCCAACTTCTAA
- the lptM gene encoding LPS translocon maturation chaperone LptM — protein sequence MQVVFRMSAIVAALAISAGTLLTACGQRGPLYMPAVPPIPPRPASMPPLPATHAVAPAAASSAFDSGDVPDTSGEALSLSPDDNLKPSASVPKAASAGD from the coding sequence ATGCAAGTCGTCTTCAGGATGAGCGCGATTGTAGCGGCTTTGGCCATTTCCGCCGGGACGCTGCTCACCGCGTGTGGTCAGCGCGGACCGCTGTATATGCCCGCCGTTCCGCCCATTCCGCCGCGTCCCGCCAGCATGCCGCCGTTGCCCGCAACCCATGCCGTCGCACCGGCCGCGGCATCGTCGGCATTCGACTCCGGTGACGTCCCGGACACCTCCGGCGAAGCCCTTTCGCTCTCGCCTGACGACAATTTGAAACCGTCCGCGTCAGTACCCAAGGCCGCGTCAGCCGGCGACTAA
- the cyaY gene encoding iron donor protein CyaY: protein MTDNEYLTLAEAALAAIERDVDSLDADVEFERSGNVLTLEFENRTKLIVNLQPPMHELWLAAKSGGFHYKYVDGAWRNTRDGSEFFEALSQCASEQAGEPVRFSA, encoded by the coding sequence ATGACCGACAACGAATACCTGACGCTCGCCGAGGCTGCGCTGGCGGCCATCGAGCGCGATGTGGACAGCCTGGATGCCGACGTGGAATTCGAGCGCAGCGGCAATGTGCTCACGCTGGAATTTGAAAATCGCACGAAGCTGATCGTCAATTTGCAGCCGCCGATGCACGAGTTGTGGCTTGCGGCGAAATCGGGCGGATTCCATTACAAATATGTGGACGGCGCGTGGCGCAATACGCGCGATGGCAGCGAGTTTTTCGAGGCGCTCAGTCAGTGCGCAAGCGAACAGGCCGGCGAGCCGGTCCGCTTTTCAGCCTGA
- the pilM gene encoding type IV pilus biogenesis protein PilM: MGAQTALRGSVVTVTRRFAAGIDITERAVRLAVVSKRLQANRPVCVERLEEVLLPRGAVVSGDFVDGAAISAALREAFSRLPARGALRSLRCAMALPASATLTTRVLLEKLSNEKQKLGHDPRGVLEPAVLAEAERLAGIERGALSVDWSIYERDDGATEVSIAATARRYVESRVEAAAGADIVLSAIDGEPGAALRALCYSAAMEIDREERFVACWIESSGLHAWVIGEDGVENEMRYPSPEYSSAIEALTDLVGNGPRVHWIYVGGDIELLNRAGVSTQMLTVTFGCPVMPFECAPFCNGAQRVDDRLAHSPLFAVALGLGLREVMP, encoded by the coding sequence ATGGGTGCGCAGACGGCGTTGCGTGGATCAGTGGTGACGGTGACCCGGCGGTTCGCGGCGGGTATCGATATAACCGAGCGGGCTGTGCGACTGGCCGTGGTCAGCAAGCGGCTGCAGGCCAACCGGCCGGTTTGCGTCGAGCGGCTGGAAGAGGTCTTGTTGCCGAGGGGCGCGGTGGTCAGCGGCGATTTCGTCGATGGTGCTGCGATCTCCGCGGCGTTGCGCGAAGCGTTTTCGCGGCTGCCGGCGCGGGGCGCGCTGCGCTCGCTGCGTTGTGCAATGGCGTTGCCTGCATCGGCGACGCTCACCACGCGGGTATTGCTTGAAAAGCTGTCGAACGAAAAGCAGAAGCTTGGTCACGATCCGCGCGGTGTGCTCGAGCCGGCCGTGCTGGCCGAGGCTGAGCGCCTGGCGGGTATCGAACGTGGGGCGCTGTCTGTGGACTGGTCGATCTACGAGCGTGACGACGGTGCGACCGAGGTCTCCATCGCAGCCACGGCCCGGCGCTACGTGGAGTCGCGCGTAGAGGCCGCGGCGGGCGCCGACATTGTGCTGAGCGCCATCGATGGCGAGCCGGGCGCCGCCTTGCGTGCGTTGTGCTATTCGGCTGCGATGGAAATCGACCGGGAGGAGCGGTTTGTCGCGTGCTGGATCGAGAGCTCGGGGCTTCATGCGTGGGTTATCGGCGAGGATGGCGTGGAGAACGAGATGCGGTATCCATCGCCGGAATACTCGAGCGCGATCGAGGCGTTGACGGATCTTGTCGGCAATGGGCCTCGCGTGCACTGGATTTATGTGGGCGGGGATATTGAGCTGCTGAATCGGGCGGGTGTGTCTACACAAATGCTGACGGTCACGTTCGGATGCCCGGTCATGCCATTCGAATGCGCGCCGTTTTGCAATGGAGCGCAGCGTGTGGACGACCGCCTCGCGCATTCGCCCTTGTTCGCCGTTGCGCTGGGACTCGGACTGCGTGAGGTGATGCCATGA
- the msrQ gene encoding protein-methionine-sulfoxide reductase heme-binding subunit MsrQ, producing the protein MASASDVKPRPAARTTAPATKTNWIKPAKVAVFLGGLYPLARIVLLGFTGGLGANPIEFITRSTGLWTLVFLCITLAVTPVRRLTGFNALLRFRRMIGLFAFFYVVLHFTTYIWFDKWFDVFAILKDIAKRPFIMVGFAAFVLLIPLAITSPKAMVRKLGRRWQTLHKLIYPIAALAILHFWWMKAGKHDLILPKIYGAIVVVLLAWRVIVWLRGRMTKARMA; encoded by the coding sequence ATGGCTTCGGCTTCCGATGTAAAGCCCCGACCCGCGGCGCGGACTACCGCGCCGGCCACAAAGACGAACTGGATCAAGCCGGCGAAAGTCGCCGTCTTCCTGGGCGGCTTGTATCCGCTTGCGCGCATTGTCTTGCTTGGATTTACGGGCGGATTGGGCGCGAATCCAATCGAGTTCATTACGCGATCCACTGGTCTCTGGACGCTTGTTTTTCTGTGCATCACGCTGGCTGTGACGCCGGTTCGCCGTTTGACAGGATTCAACGCGCTGCTGCGTTTTCGCCGCATGATCGGGCTGTTCGCGTTCTTCTACGTAGTGCTGCACTTCACAACGTACATCTGGTTCGACAAATGGTTCGATGTCTTCGCTATCTTGAAGGACATCGCCAAGCGGCCGTTCATCATGGTCGGGTTCGCGGCGTTCGTGCTGCTGATTCCGCTCGCGATCACATCGCCGAAAGCGATGGTCAGGAAACTCGGCCGCCGTTGGCAGACGCTGCACAAGCTGATTTACCCGATCGCCGCGCTCGCGATCCTGCATTTCTGGTGGATGAAAGCGGGCAAGCATGATCTGATCTTGCCGAAGATCTATGGGGCGATCGTGGTCGTATTGCTGGCTTGGCGCGTGATTGTCTGGCTGCGCGGAAGAATGACCAAAGCTCGTATGGCTTGA